One window of the Anguilla rostrata isolate EN2019 chromosome 13, ASM1855537v3, whole genome shotgun sequence genome contains the following:
- the LOC135238363 gene encoding uncharacterized protein LOC135238363, with the protein MGCRHSGPWLEDGTGVSGPDLCHGSQREALRILSTYEQPITLQVEGQRAQQRGAQLRTSDCSTQTDRLWEGVRGLGVTAGSASRINTHTDKPYRSHMTLPRDTCAASEYHPSMHYGMENMVYKNPGLASCMPQGQSCLIGCCNTNVEEPGSFLSQTEDEDFVTERPMGYLPLMHELDSGLGWTDGSLHQGELSGLETEEGVEERTSRGGSPSSESFISSELSDSGFYSVSTGEFRRFQKLLERRIRLYRARALAPGEQRDGPKGRRELESIPEALTLQPQSARPPRPAGAHRCTMGTSAVQFRRAGSPCLSRCSSSTGSLFRLHPGTSSCSTPSCQRRAMMLQRNPTAGFLRRSHTLHRSAPHALERRRASHPASPDYCSTALHRGRRLAAELPGAKEPVRKRGASADVRTSPALRGAAEDPRGVSSGEHCCGGGGGGGRLGDAKPGRGFGGQDVAERHGSGAREREKRFHTLGHSQDIHETWPKPANRCCQGRGGLYSTLDNHCPGSQRDPPGNPRALRHQLLKERASRLADERGGMTTDEESHGEVKTGRYWNKTERRQHMLLAREQRLQEQQARGVPCAGGAEARYGSAVLELSHRKLSRLRNRKLLDNWTTVEELLTHGTRLGSTEEILCPSSLLSVTTV; encoded by the exons ATGGGCTGCCGCCACTCCGGGCCGTGGTTGGAAGATGGAACGGGG GTCAGCGGGCCGGACCTCTGCCACGGCAGCCAACGAGAGGCACTTCGGATCCTGAGCACCTACGAGCAGCCAATCACGTTGCAGGTAGAGGGCCAGCGGGCGCAGCAGCGGGGCGCACAGCTCCGGACCTCGGACTGCAGCACGCAGACGGACCGGCTGTGGGAGGGCGTCAGAGGCCTGGGGGTCACCGCGGGGTCAGCGTCCAGGATCAACACCCACACCGACAA GCCCTAtcgcagtcacatgaccctgccCCGCGACACCTGCGCAGCATCCGAAtaccatcccagcatgcactacGGAATGGAGAACATGGTATATAAA AACCCAGGGCTGGCCAGCTGTATGCCCCAAGGACAGAGCTGTTTGATTGGATGCTGCAACACAAACGTGGAGGAGCCCGGAAGCTTCTTGAGCCAG ACAGAAGATGAGGACTTCGTAACGGAGAGGCCAATGGGTTACTTACCTCTCATGCACGAGCTGGACAGTGGCCTGGGCTGGACGGACGGCAGcctccaccagggggagctgtCGGGGCTGGAGACGGAGGAGGGCGTGGAGGAGCGCACCAGCCGGGGCGGTTCCCCCTCCTCCGAATCCTTCATCTCCTCCGAGCTGAGCGACTCCGGCTTCTACAGCGTCAGCACCGGGGAGTTCCGCCGcttccagaagcttctggaGAGGAGGATCCGCCTGTACCGGGCCCGGGCGCTCGCCCCAGGGGAGCAGCGGGACGGGCCCAAGGGCCGCAGGGAGCTGGAGTCCATCCCCGAGGCGCTGACCCTCCAGCCGCAGAGCGCGCGCCCGCCGAGGCCCGCCGGGGCGCACAGGTGCACCATGGGAACGTCGGCGGTGCAGTTCCGCAGGGCCGGGAGCCCCTGCCTCAGCCGCTGCAGCTCCAGCACGGGCTCGCTCTTCCGCCTCCACCCGGGGACCTCCAGCTGCAGTACGCCCTCCTGCCAGAGGAGGGCGATGATGCTGCAGCGGAACCCCACGGCAGGCTTCCTGAGGAGGAGCCACACGCTGCACCGCTCCGCCCCGCACGCGCTGGAGAGGCGGCGGGCGAGCCACCCGGCGTCGCCCGACTACTGCAGCACGGCGCTGCACCGCGGCCGGAGGCTGGCCGCCGAGCTCCCCGGCGCGAAGGAGCCGGTCCGGAAGCGCGGGGCGAGCGCCGACGTCAGGACCAGCCCCGCGCTGCGAGGAGCGGCCGAGGACCCCCGCGGAGTTTCGTCCGGGGAGCActgctgcggcggcggcggcggcggcggcaggctGGGCGACGCGAAGCCGGGGCGGGGCTTCGGCGGTCAGGACGTGGCCGAGAGGCACGGGAGCGGGGCGAGGGAGCGGGAGAAGCGCTTCCACACGCTCGGCCACTCGCAGGACATCCACGAGACCTGGCCCAAGCCGGCCAACCGCTGCTGCCAGGGCCGCGGCGGCCTGTACAGCACGCTGGACAACCACTGCCCCGGCTCCCAGAGGGACCCGCCCGGCAACCCGCGCGCCCTGCGCCACCAGCTGCTGAAGGAGCGCGCCTCGCGGCTGGCGGACGAGCGCGGCGGCATGACCACGGACGAGGAGTCGCACGGCGAGGTCAAGACGGGCCGCTACTGGAACAAGACGGAGCGGCGGCAGCACATGCTGCTGGCCCGCGAGCAGCggctgcaggagcagcaggccCGGGGGGTGCCCTGCGCCGGCGGGGCGGAGGCCCGCTACGGCAGCGCCGTCCTGGAGCTCAGCCACAGGAAGCTGAGCCGCCTGCGCAACCGCAAGCTGCTGGACAACTGGACCACCGTGGAGGAGCTGCTGACCCACGGCACCCGGCTGGGCAGCACCGAGGAGATCCTGTGCCCCAGCTCGCTGCTCTCCGTCACCACCGTATAG